One window of Globicephala melas chromosome 2, mGloMel1.2, whole genome shotgun sequence genomic DNA carries:
- the PSMB11 gene encoding proteasome subunit beta type-11 has translation MALQDVCKWQAPDTQEASPHLPQAGGWALPQGWDPQTFLQIHGPRLAHGTTTLAFRFRHGVIAAADTRSSCGDYVACPASRKVIPVHQHLLGTTSGTSADCATWYRVLQRELRLRALREGQLPSVAGAARLLSVMMSRYRGLDLCVATALCGWDRSGPALFYVYSDGTCLQGDIFSVGSGSPYAYGVLDGGYHYDMSTQEAYALARRAVAHATHRDAYSGGSVDLFHVRETGWEYVSRNDAWVLYSELRKLPGPGPEQEREEEAIPDRAGEGGEPSVAPAPGDSRMPAEAL, from the coding sequence ATGGCTCTGCAGGATGTGTGCAAGTGGCAGGCCCCCGACACCCAAGAAGCCTCACCTCACCTGCCTCAGGCTGGTGGCTGGGCTCTGCCCCAGGGCTGGGACCCTCAAACCTTCCTGCAAATCCATGGCCCCAGGCTGGCCCATGGTACCACGACCCTGGCTTTCCGCTTCCGTCATGGAGTCATCGCTGCAGCTGACACGCGGTCCTCCTGTGGTGACTACGTGGCCTGTCCAGCCTCACGCAAGGTCATCCCTGTGCATCAGCACCTCCTGGGCACCACCTCTGGCACCTCGGCCGACTGCGCCACATGGTACCGGGTGCTACAGCGGGAGCTGCGGCTGCGGGCACTGAGGGAGGGTCAGCTGCCCAGCGTGGCTGGCGCTGCCAGACTCTTATCAGTCATGATGTCGCGCTATCGGGGGCTGGATCTGTGCGTGGCCACTGCCCTGTGCGGCTGGGACCGTTCCGGCCCTGCCCTCTTCTACGTCTACAGCGACGGCACCTGCCTGCAGGGGGACATCTTCTCGGTGGGCTCTGGATCTCCCTATGCCTATGGTGTGCTAGATGGCGGCTACCACTATGACATGAGCACCCAGGAAGCCTATGCCCTGGCCCGCCGTGCTGTGGCCCATGCCACCCACCGTGATGCCTACTCGGGGGGCTCCGTGGACCTCTTCCACGTGCGGGAGACTGGATGGGAATATGTGTCCCGCAACGATGCCTGGGTGCTGTACTCGGAACTGCGGAAGCTCCCAGGGCCGGGGCCAGAGCAGGAACGGGAGGAGGAGGCCATCCCGGACAGAGCCGGTGAAGGCGGAGAACCGTCTGTGGCACCAGCCCCGGGGGACTCGAGGATGCCCGCAGAGGCGCTGTGA